In Vanessa atalanta chromosome 3, ilVanAtal1.2, whole genome shotgun sequence, one genomic interval encodes:
- the LOC125077297 gene encoding uncharacterized protein LOC125077297: MSSNKNDCDAVSVAVALVVFALPLTLLMPGFSVWDILPKVRITRFHIFDYYFSWTQLNFALMTLLVLFFCLYLEIRKRALDEMVENVLNVRQATEVAMEEEKDRQATAVRACVQLLDTSAEHYENLTLLRDELRKREKTLQHPPVIELSTSEM; encoded by the exons ATGTCGTCTAATAAAAACGATTGCGATGCGGTATCCGTAGCGGTGGCATTAGTAGTATTTGCTCTGCCGCTCACACTTTTGATGCCCGGTTTTTCAGTATGGGACATTCTTCCAAAAGTCCGTATAACGCGTTTTCATATCTTCGACTACTATTTCTCGTGGACACAGCTTAACTTCGCTCTCATGACGCTGCTGGTACTTTTCTTCTGTTTATACCTGGAAATAAGAAAACGCGC atTAGATGAAATGgtggaaaatgttttaaacgTCCGTCAAGCTACGGAAGTTGCGATGGAAGAAGAAAAAGATCGTCAGGCAACTGCTGTTAGAGCGTGTGTTCAACTCCTGGACACCTCGGCGGAACACTACGAGAATCTGACCCTTCTGCGAGATGAGCTTCGCAAGAGGGAGAAAACGCTTCAACATCCTCCAGTTATAGAGTTATCTACTTCGGAAATGTAA